From the genome of Mycobacterium kansasii ATCC 12478:
GGCATGGAACATGATCGGCCCGCTGTCAACCACCTATGCCGAGCAGATGCGGCTGTCGAGTGCGAAAGCCTCGCTGCTCGTGGCGACGCCGATTCTGGTCGGCGCACTGGGCCGGATCGCCATCGGCTCGCTGACCGACCGATTCGGCGGGCGCGCGATGTTCATTGCGATCTCGCTGGCGTCGATCGCGCCGGTGCTGGCCGTGGGTCTTGCCGGGAAGTACGGTTCCTACCCGCTGCTGTTGGTGTTCGGGTTCTTCCTCGGGATCGCGGGCACGGTTTTTGCCGTCGGCATCCCGTTCGCCAACGCGTGGTACCCGGCCGCCCGCCGTGGGTTTGCCACCGGCGTGTTCGGCATGGGCATGGTGGGCACCGCGTTGTCGGCGTTTTTCACACCACGGTTCGTGCGCTGGTTCGGCCTGATCAACACTCACGTCATCATCGCCGCTGCGCTGGCGCTCACCGCTGCGGCGTGTGTGCTGGTCATGCGCAACTCGCCGGACTTCACACCGAACACCGGCCCGGTGCTGCCGAAGCTGGCCGCCGCCGCGAAGCTGCGGGTGACCTGGGAGATGTCGTTCCTGTACGCCATCGTGTTCGGTGGTTTCGTCGCGTTCGCCAACTACCTGCCCACCTATATCAAGACGATCTACGGTTTCTCCGCGGTCGACGCAGGCGCCCGCACGGCCGGCTTCGCGCTGGCTGCCGTGATGGCCCGGCCGGTCGGCGGCGCGCTGGCCGACCGCTTCGCGCCCAAGTACGTCGTCCTCGGGTCGCTGGCCGGCACTGCGGCGCTGGCGTTCATCGCGTTGTTCAAACCACCGCCGGACGTGTTCTCGGCGCTGACATTCATCACGCTGGCAATCTTCCTGGGGGCCGGTACCGGGGGCGTGATCGCCTGGGTCGCCCGCCGCTCGCCCGCCCAATCCGTCGGCACCGTGACCGGCATCGTCGCCGCCGCTGGCGGGCTGGGCGGTTACTTCCCGCCGATGGTGATGGGCGCGACCTACGACCCCGTCGAGAACGACTACATGGTCGGGTTGGCGCTGTTGGTCGCGACCGCGCTGGTGGCACTGGCATACACCGCGCTGGGATTGCATGCCAACGAACCCGAACGCAGGGAGGCGACTACGTGAGCAGCCCACCCGGGGGCCGGATCGAAGAACTCCTCGAGCGGTGCGGAAGGTTCTTCACGCCGGGGAAATTCTCCGACGACCTGCGCACCGTCACCCGGCAGGGCGGGCGAGACGGCGACGTCTTCTACCGCGACCGGTGGAGCCACGACAAGGTCGTGCGCTCCACCCACGGCGTCAACTGCACGGGGTCCTGCTCGTGGAAGATCTATGTCAAAGACGGGATCATCACCTGGGAGAACCAGGAGACCGATTACCCGTCCGTCGGCCCCGACCGCCCCGAATACGAACCGCGTGGTTGTCCGCGTGGTGCCGCGTTCTCGTGGTACACCTATTCGCCGACGCGGGTGCGTCACCCGTATGCCCGGGGCGTGCTGGTCGAAATGTACCGGGAAGCCAAGGCGCGCTTGACCGATCCGGTGCTGGCCTGGGCCGACGTGGTGTCCGACCCCGACCGGCGCCGCCGATACCAGCGGGCGCGGGGCAAGGGTGGGTTGGTGCGCGTCACCTGGGCCGAGGCCACCGAGATGATCGCCGCGGCGCACGTGCACACCATCAAGACCTACGGTCCGGACCGCATCGCCGGCTTCTCGCCGATCCCGGCGATGTCGATGGTCAGCCACGCGGCCGGCTCCCGTTTCGTGGAGTTGATCGGCGGGGCGATGACGTCGTTCTATGACTGGTACGCCGACCTTCCGGTGGCGGCGCCGCAGGTGTTCGGCGACCAGACCGACGTGCCGGAGTCCGGCGACTGGTGGGACGCCGCGTACCTGATGATGTGGGGGTCGAACGTGCCGGTCACCCGCACGCCTGACGCGCACTGGATGGCCGAGGTGCGTTACCGCGGCACCAAGGTGGTCACCGTCAGCCCCGACTACGCCGACAACACCAAGTTCGCCGACGAGTGGCTGCCCTGCGCGGCCGGCACCGACGGCGCGCTGGCCATGGCCATGGGACACGTAATGCTATCGGAATGCTTTGTCAGGCAACGGGTTCCGTTTTTCGTCGATTATGTGCGCCGGTTCACCGACCTGCCGTTCCTGGTCAAGCTGGAAAGCCGCGGTGACGACGTGGTGCCGGGCAAGGTCCTCACCGCCGCCGACCTGGGCCACGACATCGAGAACGCGGCGTTCAAACCGGTCTTGCTGGACGGCGCCACCGACCGGGCCGCGGTCCCGCACGGATCGCTCGGCTTCCGGTACGGCGACGACGGCGTGGGCAAGTGGAACCTCGACCTCGGGGACATCGTGCCGGCGCTGACCGTCGCGCACCGCAGCGCCGGCGAAACCGCGCGAATCATCCTGCCGTGCTTCGACACTGACGACGGCCGCGGCGAGACGATGATTCGCGGCGTCCCGGTGCGCCGCATCGGCGAGAACCTGACCTGCACGGTGTTCGACCTGATGCTGGCCCAGTACGGGGTCGCCCGGCCCGGGCTGCCGGGAGACTGGCCCACCGGCTACGACGATGCGACGTACCCGTACACGCCGGCCTGGCAGGAGCCGATCACCGGGGTACCGGCGGGCAAGGTCATTCGGGTGGCGCGTGAATTCGCCCGCAGCGCCGAGGAATCCGGCGGCCGGTCGATGATCATCATGGGTGCGGGCATCTGCCAATGGTTCCACGGCGACGCCACCTATCGGGCCGTGCTGGCGCTGTTGCTGCTCACCGGGTCGATGGGCCGCAACGGCGGCGGGTGGGCGCACTATGTCGGTCAGGAAAAGTGCCGCCCCGTCACGGGCTGGGCGACGATGGCGATGGCCACCGACTGGTCGCGGCCGCCGCGCCAGATGGCGGGCACGTCGTACTGGTACGTGCACACCGACCAGTGGCGCTATGACGGCTACCGGGCCGACGCGCTGGCCAGCCCCGTCGGCCGCGGCCGGTTCGCGCGCAAGCACACCATGGACGTGCTGGCCGCCGCAGTCGCGATGGGCTGGACGCCGTTCTACCCGCAGTTCAACCGCTCCAGCCTCGACGTCGCCGACGAGGCACGCGCGGCCGGGCGGGACATCGCCGACTACGTGGCCGAGCAACTCGCCACGGGCGCCCTCAAACCGGCCCTGGCCGATCCCGACGACCCGGCGAACTGGCCGCGGGTGCTCAACGTGTGGCGCGCCAACCTGCTCGGCTCGTCCAGCAAGGGCAACGAATACTTCCTGGCGCACCTGCTCGGCACGACGTCGAATCTGCAAGCAGCACCGGCGCCAGAAGCGTTGCGGCCCAATGACATCGTCTGGCGCGACGACATCGGTGAAGGCAAGCTCGACCTGCTGATGTCCATCGACTTCCGGATGACGTCCACGACGTTGCTGTCCGACGTGGTGCTGCCGGCCGCCACCTGGTACGAGAAGGCCGACCTGTCCAGCACCGACATGCACCCGTTCGTGCACGCATTCAGTCCCGCCATCGATCCGCCGTGGGAAACCCGCTCCGACTACCAGGCATTCGGCGCGATCGCGACCGTCTTCTCGGCGCTGGCGGCCAAGCACCTGGGCACCCGCACCGACGTCGTGCTCGGCGCGCTGCAGCACGACACCCCCGGCGCGATGGCCTACCCGTCGGGAACCGAATACGACTGGCGCACCACAGGAGAGCTGCCTAAGGCCGGTAAGACGATGGGCACCATCGCCGTGGTCGAGCGAGACTACGCCGCCATTGCCGACAAGTGGGCCGCGCTGGGGCCGCTGACCGAGCGGCTGGGGCTGACCACGAAGGGCATCACCGTCTGGCCGGATCGCGAAGTCGACGAGCTCGCCGCCAAATTCGGGGTGCTGAACTCCGGGCCCGCCGCCGGCCGGCCGGCGATCACCACCGCCGAGCACATGGCTGACGTGATCCTGGCGCTGTCGGGAACGAGCAACGGCCGGCTCGCGGTCGAGGGCTTTCATCAACTGGAGCGACGGACCGGGCGCAGGCTGGCGCATCTGGCCGAAGGCAGCGAGGAACGCCGCATCACCTATGCCGACACCCAGGCCCGCCCGGTGCCCGTGATCACCAGCCCGGAGTGGTCCGGAAGCGAGACCGGCGGCCGCCGGTACGCGCCGTTCACGGTGAACATCGAGGAGCTCAAGCCGTTTCACACGCTCACCGGCCGAATGCACTTCTACCTGGACCACGACTGGGTCGAAGAGCTCGGCGAGCAGCTGCCGATCTACCGTCCGCCGCTGGACATGTCGCGGCTCTTCGGTGAGCCGAGACTGGGCGGTGACGGCGCGGTGCTGACCGTGCGGTATCTGACGCCACACTCGAAATGGTCGATCCACTCGGAGTATCAGGACAACCTGCTCATGCTATCGCTGTCGCGGGGCGGTCCCACCATGTGGATGAGCGTGGGTGATGCCGCGAAAATCGCTGCGCGTGACAACGATTGGGTGGAGGCGGTCAACCGCAACGGGGTGGTGGTGTGCCGAGCGATCGTCAGTCACCGGATGCCCGACGGCGTCGTATTCGTCTACCACGCCCAGGAGCGCACCATCGACACGCCCCTGACCGAGACCACCGGGCGTCGCGGTGGCATCCACAATTCGCTGACTCGGCTGCTGATCAAGCCCAGCCACCTGGCGGGCGGCTACGCGCAGAACGCGTTCGCGTTCAACTACTTAGGCCCAACCGGCAACCAGCGTGACGAGGTGGCGGTGGTACGTCGGCGCTCCCAGGAGGTGGCCTACTGATGAAAGTCATGGCGCAGCTGGCGATGGTGATGAACCTCGACAAGTGCATCGGCTGCCATACCTGTTCGGTGACCTGCAAGCAGGCGTGGACCAACCGCAGCGGCACCGAGTACGTATGGTTCAACAACGTCGAAACCCGTCCGGGCCAAGGCTATCCGCGCACCTATGAAGACCAGACGCGCT
Proteins encoded in this window:
- a CDS encoding MFS transporter, whose protein sequence is MIGPLSTTYAEQMRLSSAKASLLVATPILVGALGRIAIGSLTDRFGGRAMFIAISLASIAPVLAVGLAGKYGSYPLLLVFGFFLGIAGTVFAVGIPFANAWYPAARRGFATGVFGMGMVGTALSAFFTPRFVRWFGLINTHVIIAAALALTAAACVLVMRNSPDFTPNTGPVLPKLAAAAKLRVTWEMSFLYAIVFGGFVAFANYLPTYIKTIYGFSAVDAGARTAGFALAAVMARPVGGALADRFAPKYVVLGSLAGTAALAFIALFKPPPDVFSALTFITLAIFLGAGTGGVIAWVARRSPAQSVGTVTGIVAAAGGLGGYFPPMVMGATYDPVENDYMVGLALLVATALVALAYTALGLHANEPERREATT
- a CDS encoding nitrate reductase subunit alpha, whose translation is MSSPPGGRIEELLERCGRFFTPGKFSDDLRTVTRQGGRDGDVFYRDRWSHDKVVRSTHGVNCTGSCSWKIYVKDGIITWENQETDYPSVGPDRPEYEPRGCPRGAAFSWYTYSPTRVRHPYARGVLVEMYREAKARLTDPVLAWADVVSDPDRRRRYQRARGKGGLVRVTWAEATEMIAAAHVHTIKTYGPDRIAGFSPIPAMSMVSHAAGSRFVELIGGAMTSFYDWYADLPVAAPQVFGDQTDVPESGDWWDAAYLMMWGSNVPVTRTPDAHWMAEVRYRGTKVVTVSPDYADNTKFADEWLPCAAGTDGALAMAMGHVMLSECFVRQRVPFFVDYVRRFTDLPFLVKLESRGDDVVPGKVLTAADLGHDIENAAFKPVLLDGATDRAAVPHGSLGFRYGDDGVGKWNLDLGDIVPALTVAHRSAGETARIILPCFDTDDGRGETMIRGVPVRRIGENLTCTVFDLMLAQYGVARPGLPGDWPTGYDDATYPYTPAWQEPITGVPAGKVIRVAREFARSAEESGGRSMIIMGAGICQWFHGDATYRAVLALLLLTGSMGRNGGGWAHYVGQEKCRPVTGWATMAMATDWSRPPRQMAGTSYWYVHTDQWRYDGYRADALASPVGRGRFARKHTMDVLAAAVAMGWTPFYPQFNRSSLDVADEARAAGRDIADYVAEQLATGALKPALADPDDPANWPRVLNVWRANLLGSSSKGNEYFLAHLLGTTSNLQAAPAPEALRPNDIVWRDDIGEGKLDLLMSIDFRMTSTTLLSDVVLPAATWYEKADLSSTDMHPFVHAFSPAIDPPWETRSDYQAFGAIATVFSALAAKHLGTRTDVVLGALQHDTPGAMAYPSGTEYDWRTTGELPKAGKTMGTIAVVERDYAAIADKWAALGPLTERLGLTTKGITVWPDREVDELAAKFGVLNSGPAAGRPAITTAEHMADVILALSGTSNGRLAVEGFHQLERRTGRRLAHLAEGSEERRITYADTQARPVPVITSPEWSGSETGGRRYAPFTVNIEELKPFHTLTGRMHFYLDHDWVEELGEQLPIYRPPLDMSRLFGEPRLGGDGAVLTVRYLTPHSKWSIHSEYQDNLLMLSLSRGGPTMWMSVGDAAKIAARDNDWVEAVNRNGVVVCRAIVSHRMPDGVVFVYHAQERTIDTPLTETTGRRGGIHNSLTRLLIKPSHLAGGYAQNAFAFNYLGPTGNQRDEVAVVRRRSQEVAY